A part of Arthrobacter dokdonellae genomic DNA contains:
- the nrdE gene encoding class 1b ribonucleoside-diphosphate reductase subunit alpha encodes MPAAWEGLGYHELNAMLNLYNADGEIQFDADRAAARQYFLQHVNNNTVFFHDLEEKLDYLVKNEYYERETLDQYTMNFIRDLYNHAYKKKFRFETFLGAFKFYTSYTLKTFDGNRFLERYEDRVCMVALHLARGDEQLALKMVDEIIEGRFQPATPTFLNAGKKQRGELVSCFLLRIEDNMESIGRSINSALQLSKRGGGVAFALTNIREVGAPIKQIENQSSGVIPVMKLLEDSFSYANQLGARQGAGAVYLHAHHPDINRFLDTKRENADEKVRIKTLSLGVVVPDITFELAKRDEDMYLFSPYDVEKVYGMPFSDISVTEKYYEMVDDARIKKTKIKAREFFQTLAEIQFESGYPYIMFEDTVNRANPIDGKIIMSNLCSEILQVSQPTSYHDDLSYDETGKDISCNLGSLNIAKTMDSPDFGSTIETAIRTLTAVSDMSNITSVPSIAKGNDQSHAIGLGQMNLHGYLARERVHYGSEEGLDFTNIYFYSVVYHAIRASNLIAKETGSTFAGFEKSTYASGEFFDKYTDAEWAPQTAKVAELFDGIHIPTQDDWRELKASVMEYGIYNQNLQAVPPTGSISYINNSTSSIHPVASKIEIRKEGKLGRVYYPAPYLTNDNLEYYQDAYEIGFEKIIDTYAAATQHVDQGLSLTLFFKDTATTRDINKAQIYAWKKGIKTIYYIRLRQLALEGTEVEGCVSCML; translated from the coding sequence ATGCCCGCGGCCTGGGAGGGCCTTGGCTACCATGAGCTGAACGCCATGTTGAACCTGTACAACGCCGACGGCGAAATCCAGTTCGACGCGGACCGCGCCGCTGCCCGGCAGTACTTCCTGCAGCACGTGAACAACAACACCGTTTTCTTCCACGACTTGGAGGAAAAGCTGGACTACCTGGTCAAGAACGAATACTACGAGCGCGAGACGCTTGACCAGTACACGATGAACTTCATCCGCGACCTTTACAACCACGCGTACAAGAAGAAGTTCCGCTTCGAGACGTTCCTGGGCGCGTTCAAGTTCTACACGTCTTACACACTGAAGACATTCGACGGCAACCGCTTCCTGGAACGCTACGAGGACCGCGTGTGCATGGTCGCACTGCACCTTGCCCGCGGCGACGAGCAGCTTGCGCTGAAAATGGTGGACGAGATCATCGAAGGCCGCTTCCAGCCGGCCACGCCCACGTTCCTGAACGCCGGCAAGAAGCAGCGCGGCGAGCTCGTCTCCTGCTTCCTGCTGCGCATCGAGGACAACATGGAGTCCATCGGCCGCTCCATCAACTCCGCCCTGCAGCTCTCCAAGCGCGGCGGCGGCGTGGCGTTTGCGCTGACGAACATCCGTGAGGTCGGCGCGCCGATCAAGCAGATCGAGAACCAGTCCTCCGGCGTCATCCCCGTCATGAAGCTCCTGGAAGACAGCTTCTCCTACGCCAACCAGCTCGGTGCCCGCCAGGGTGCCGGCGCGGTGTACCTGCACGCCCACCACCCTGACATCAACCGCTTCCTGGATACCAAGCGCGAGAACGCCGACGAAAAGGTGCGCATCAAGACCCTCTCCCTCGGTGTGGTGGTCCCGGACATCACCTTCGAGCTGGCCAAGCGCGACGAGGACATGTACCTGTTCTCCCCGTATGACGTCGAAAAGGTCTACGGCATGCCGTTCTCCGACATTTCGGTCACCGAGAAGTACTACGAGATGGTGGACGACGCCCGCATCAAGAAGACCAAGATCAAGGCCCGCGAGTTCTTCCAGACCCTCGCGGAGATCCAGTTCGAGTCCGGCTACCCCTACATCATGTTTGAGGACACCGTCAACCGGGCCAACCCGATCGACGGCAAGATCATCATGAGCAATCTCTGCTCGGAGATCCTTCAGGTCTCGCAGCCGACCAGCTACCACGACGACCTTTCCTATGACGAGACCGGCAAGGACATCTCCTGCAACCTCGGCTCGCTGAACATTGCCAAGACCATGGACTCCCCGGACTTCGGCAGCACCATTGAGACGGCCATCCGCACGCTGACCGCGGTGTCGGACATGTCCAACATCACCTCGGTGCCGTCCATCGCCAAGGGCAACGACCAGTCGCACGCCATCGGCCTGGGCCAGATGAACCTGCACGGTTACCTCGCCCGCGAGCGGGTCCACTACGGCTCCGAAGAGGGCCTGGACTTCACGAACATCTACTTCTACTCCGTGGTCTACCACGCCATCCGGGCGTCGAACCTGATCGCCAAGGAAACCGGTTCCACCTTTGCCGGCTTCGAGAAGTCGACGTACGCCAGCGGCGAGTTCTTCGACAAGTACACGGACGCCGAATGGGCGCCCCAGACCGCCAAGGTCGCTGAACTGTTCGACGGCATCCACATCCCGACCCAGGACGATTGGCGCGAGCTGAAGGCCTCCGTCATGGAGTATGGCATCTATAACCAGAACCTGCAGGCCGTCCCGCCCACGGGCTCCATCAGCTACATCAACAACTCCACCTCATCCATCCACCCGGTGGCGTCGAAGATTGAGATCCGCAAGGAAGGCAAGCTGGGCCGCGTGTACTACCCGGCTCCCTACCTGACGAACGACAACCTCGAGTATTACCAGGACGCGTACGAGATTGGCTTCGAGAAGATCATCGACACCTACGCTGCCGCCACGCAGCACGTGGACCAGGGCCTGTCCCTGACGCTGTTCTTCAAGGACACCGCCACCACGCGCGACATCAACAAGGCCCAGATCTACGCCTGGAAGAAGGGCATCAAGACCATTTACTACATTCGTCTCCGCCAGCTCGCGCTGGAAGGGACGGAGGTGGAGGGATGCGTCAGCTGCATGCTATGA